One Candidatus Vicinibacter affinis DNA window includes the following coding sequences:
- a CDS encoding carboxy terminal-processing peptidase, with protein sequence MKYRRPWYILLPLLMVMAYFTTQCKSSSRPLSKEELILQMIYKQSQTYHYNPPLINDDFSKKAYDQYLDNMDSGKRFLTKADLKAMESYRLMLDDQFKEGKLDFFEKSNEIINAAVAKTELYYKEFIEKEFNLDHEEMIELDPDKRTWPENDKELKEYWRKSMKYDFISKYYDDLAALEKEKKTRPKDSMFYDIKKEIRENMDNWYKRLDAITRSDRFELYVNSLIHIYDPHTDFLNPKEKEDFNITMSGKLEGIGARLQADHEYTKVTSIVPGGPAWKQKELEANDIITGVQQEGKDIVDIKGMLIDDVVKMIRGKKGTKVTLKVKKPDGSLKDITIVRDEVIMDEGFARSALVGVDSILKNVGYIKLPKFYADFENPNGASCAKDVQKELRKLRGAGAQSLILDLRNNGGGSLQEVVEMAGLFFKDGPVVQVRDRERISPYADSDPGVDFDGPVAVLVNSNSASASEILAACLQDYKRAVIIGGEPTFGKGSVQRFINFDRMPGNDEFKPLGEMKITIQKYYRVNGGSVQLKGVEPDILIPDAYSYIENGEKEYENPMPYDVIRSLNPEQEVFRISNIDELKEKSKERVKSNQDLSLIDEQARKFKEMRDKTTYPLNFTKFKKEMDLRKEESKKYEQIGKNPIQGLKADNLKEDLSYINMDSSRVGRNEDFLKSITKDLYIMESINVLNDIRK encoded by the coding sequence ATGAAGTATAGAAGACCTTGGTACATTTTATTGCCATTGCTAATGGTGATGGCCTATTTTACGACTCAATGTAAGAGTTCCTCGAGACCCCTCAGCAAAGAAGAACTGATTCTCCAGATGATATACAAGCAGAGCCAGACCTATCATTACAATCCGCCTTTGATCAATGATGATTTTTCCAAAAAGGCTTATGATCAGTATTTGGACAATATGGACTCAGGTAAAAGGTTTTTGACCAAAGCAGATTTGAAAGCAATGGAATCTTACCGATTAATGTTGGATGACCAATTCAAAGAAGGCAAACTTGATTTTTTTGAAAAATCAAATGAGATCATAAACGCTGCAGTAGCGAAGACTGAATTATACTACAAGGAATTTATTGAGAAAGAATTCAATCTTGACCATGAGGAAATGATTGAATTGGATCCTGATAAAAGGACCTGGCCTGAGAATGACAAAGAACTAAAAGAATACTGGAGGAAGTCCATGAAATATGATTTTATCTCCAAGTATTATGACGATCTGGCCGCACTTGAAAAAGAGAAAAAAACGAGACCAAAAGATTCAATGTTTTACGACATAAAAAAGGAGATCAGGGAAAATATGGACAACTGGTATAAGCGGTTAGATGCGATTACCAGATCAGATCGATTTGAGTTGTACGTCAACAGTTTGATTCACATTTATGATCCTCATACAGATTTTCTCAACCCAAAAGAAAAAGAAGATTTTAACATCACCATGTCCGGTAAACTTGAAGGCATAGGTGCGAGGTTGCAGGCAGATCATGAATATACCAAAGTAACTTCCATAGTTCCTGGAGGACCTGCCTGGAAGCAAAAGGAACTGGAAGCAAATGACATCATTACCGGAGTGCAACAAGAAGGTAAGGATATTGTAGACATCAAAGGAATGTTAATTGACGATGTCGTTAAGATGATACGAGGTAAAAAAGGAACCAAGGTTACACTAAAAGTTAAAAAACCGGATGGTAGTCTGAAGGACATCACCATTGTAAGGGATGAAGTTATTATGGACGAGGGATTTGCACGATCAGCTTTGGTAGGTGTGGATTCCATACTCAAAAATGTAGGATACATCAAGTTGCCAAAATTTTATGCGGATTTTGAAAATCCAAATGGTGCAAGTTGTGCAAAAGATGTACAGAAAGAGCTTAGAAAATTAAGAGGTGCGGGAGCGCAGAGTTTGATTCTTGATTTAAGAAATAATGGAGGCGGATCTTTGCAGGAAGTAGTTGAAATGGCAGGTTTGTTTTTCAAGGATGGTCCGGTAGTTCAGGTGAGAGATCGTGAAAGAATAAGTCCTTATGCCGACTCTGATCCGGGCGTAGATTTTGATGGTCCGGTAGCGGTACTGGTCAATAGTAACTCAGCATCTGCTTCTGAAATTTTGGCAGCCTGCTTACAAGATTACAAACGTGCGGTAATTATAGGAGGCGAACCAACTTTTGGGAAAGGATCTGTTCAGAGATTTATAAATTTTGATCGCATGCCCGGTAACGATGAATTCAAGCCTTTGGGAGAAATGAAAATCACCATCCAAAAGTATTACCGCGTAAACGGAGGTTCTGTCCAGTTGAAGGGTGTTGAACCGGATATTTTGATTCCCGATGCCTATTCCTATATTGAGAACGGTGAAAAGGAGTACGAAAATCCAATGCCTTATGATGTCATAAGGAGTTTAAATCCAGAGCAAGAGGTATTCAGAATTTCGAATATTGATGAATTGAAAGAGAAGAGCAAGGAAAGAGTGAAAAGTAATCAGGATCTAAGTTTGATAGATGAGCAAGCCCGTAAATTCAAAGAGATGAGAGATAAGACAACCTATCCGCTCAATTTTACAAAATTCAAAAAGGAAATGGATCTACGAAAGGAAGAATCCAAAAAATATGAACAAATAGGTAAAAATCCAATACAAGGACTCAAAGCAGACAATTTAAAAGAAGATCTCAGTTACATCAACATGGATTCTTCCAGAGTGGGTAGAAATGAAGACTTTCTTAAAAGTATTACGAAGGACTTGTACATCATGGAATCCATTAATGTACTGAACGATATCAGAAAATAA
- a CDS encoding shikimate dehydrogenase, with translation MRRFGLIGKNLGHSFSKGYFEKKWAAAGLKDLAYEIYPLENKDSLQAFLSENNQITGLNVTIPYKQVILEFIDLISPEALEIGAVNCLYNENHQWVGYNTDGPAFLQTLTEFIGTRTITGVLILGTGGASKAVTWALKKLGLTYNLVSSSGNGLSYEELDLNWDDSWNLVINTSPVGMYPASDLCPAIPYHRLNANCLLYDLIYNPLETEFLKRGKLSGASVKNGLEMLYLQADMSWKIWNKNSR, from the coding sequence ATGCGCAGATTTGGCTTGATCGGCAAGAATTTAGGTCATTCGTTTTCAAAGGGCTACTTCGAAAAAAAGTGGGCTGCAGCCGGCTTGAAAGACCTCGCCTATGAGATATACCCTCTTGAAAACAAAGACAGCCTGCAAGCTTTTTTAAGTGAAAACAATCAAATTACCGGATTGAATGTAACCATTCCCTATAAACAAGTAATACTTGAGTTTATTGACCTTATCAGCCCTGAAGCTTTGGAAATTGGTGCCGTTAATTGCCTTTATAACGAGAACCATCAGTGGGTGGGTTACAACACAGATGGCCCGGCATTTTTGCAAACCCTGACCGAATTTATCGGTACCCGAACCATTACTGGTGTGCTTATTCTGGGTACCGGAGGTGCTTCGAAAGCCGTCACGTGGGCACTTAAAAAGTTAGGTCTTACTTATAATTTGGTCTCCTCTTCAGGAAATGGATTGAGCTATGAAGAGTTGGATCTGAATTGGGATGATTCCTGGAATTTGGTGATCAACACCAGTCCGGTAGGAATGTATCCTGCATCAGATCTATGTCCGGCGATTCCGTATCATCGCCTCAATGCTAACTGTCTTCTTTACGACCTCATCTACAATCCCCTGGAAACTGAATTTCTGAAGAGAGGTAAACTGTCTGGAGCAAGTGTCAAGAATGGTTTGGAAATGCTTTATTTACAGGCAGACATGAGTTGGAAGATTTGGAACAAGAATTCCAGGTGA
- a CDS encoding winged helix-turn-helix transcriptional regulator — translation MKTNKSEEFSLRDNRIADFAKALAHPARVAILQILLKRNSCVCGDLVEELPIAQSTVSQHLKELKNAGIIKGEIEGTKVCYCLDPVNWNEMKKHLGRFIESGCTPGNCC, via the coding sequence ATGAAGACCAACAAAAGTGAAGAATTCAGTCTGAGAGACAACAGGATTGCAGATTTTGCCAAGGCGTTGGCACATCCTGCCCGGGTAGCCATTCTCCAAATTCTGTTGAAAAGAAACAGTTGTGTCTGCGGAGATCTGGTGGAGGAGCTTCCGATCGCTCAGAGCACCGTATCTCAGCACTTGAAAGAACTTAAAAATGCAGGAATCATCAAAGGAGAAATCGAAGGCACCAAAGTCTGTTATTGTTTAGATCCTGTCAACTGGAACGAAATGAAGAAACATTTGGGGCGTTTTATAGAATCCGGGTGCACCCCGGGAAATTGTTGTTAG
- a CDS encoding arsenate reductase ArsC produces MMNRKRVLFLCIHNSARSQMAEAFLNEYGSDHFLAESGGIEAGNLNPLAVQAMAEIGIDISHYKAKSVFDLHKEGRHYDCVIAVCDEGNAARCPVFPGQHERLHWSLEDPSSFQGSEEERLDFTRKIRDQIKTAVIQFIENTDKNT; encoded by the coding sequence ATGATGAACCGAAAAAGAGTTTTATTCTTATGCATTCACAACTCTGCCCGAAGTCAGATGGCAGAAGCTTTTTTAAATGAATATGGATCCGATCATTTTCTGGCAGAAAGTGGAGGGATTGAAGCCGGCAATTTAAATCCGTTGGCTGTTCAAGCGATGGCAGAAATAGGGATTGACATTTCGCATTACAAGGCCAAAAGTGTCTTTGATCTTCATAAAGAAGGCAGGCATTACGATTGTGTGATAGCCGTATGTGATGAGGGAAATGCTGCCCGCTGCCCGGTATTTCCCGGTCAACATGAACGTTTGCATTGGAGTTTGGAAGACCCTTCTTCCTTTCAAGGTAGTGAAGAAGAAAGGTTGGATTTCACCCGAAAAATCAGAGATCAAATCAAAACCGCCGTCATTCAATTTATAGAGAATACGGACAAAAACACTTAA
- a CDS encoding cytochrome C peroxidase has translation MRSLRPLTIGLFLSLASCENDNSPGADDLSSIPYQPKSYPLVVPRNLPPLPDVPDNPMSYDGVQLGRHLFYDPILSSDSSQSCASCHKPEFAFTDGLAFSKGVTGQFGNRSSMSLLNIAYFTKGYFWDGRSPTLETQALEPVENPIELHEMWPNVVEKFKKHPTYPAMFRKAFGINSKTEITKELAAKAIAQFERILLTGGNSLYVRQLNKEIFFDGDQQEGMEMYFNSDPSLPDAQCGHCHAAPTFASSDYFNNGLDKAVSLDDFKDKGRGAVTGNPLDMGRFKATGLFNWHLTAPYMHDGRFKTIEEVMDHYVNHVQSAPNLDPNVAKLVLTTRQKNKVIAFLKTLIDTSYLQNPDIFSPF, from the coding sequence ATGCGGAGTTTAAGACCCTTAACGATTGGATTGTTTTTGAGTTTAGCTTCCTGTGAGAATGACAATTCCCCCGGTGCGGATGATTTAAGTTCGATTCCATACCAGCCAAAGTCTTATCCGCTTGTAGTTCCACGTAACCTGCCTCCTTTGCCGGACGTTCCTGACAACCCAATGAGCTATGATGGCGTGCAGTTGGGTCGGCACTTATTTTATGACCCAATCCTCTCTTCTGACTCCAGTCAGTCCTGTGCCAGCTGCCATAAGCCTGAGTTTGCTTTTACGGATGGATTGGCATTTAGTAAAGGAGTTACCGGTCAGTTTGGGAATCGAAGCTCCATGTCGCTTTTAAACATCGCATACTTCACCAAGGGTTATTTCTGGGATGGAAGGTCACCTACTTTAGAAACACAGGCATTGGAGCCGGTTGAAAATCCGATAGAGCTGCACGAAATGTGGCCCAATGTCGTCGAAAAGTTTAAAAAACATCCGACCTATCCTGCGATGTTCAGGAAGGCGTTTGGAATCAATTCAAAAACTGAGATTACCAAAGAGCTGGCCGCGAAAGCGATTGCCCAATTTGAGCGCATATTGCTTACAGGGGGAAACAGTCTTTATGTCAGACAATTGAATAAGGAAATATTTTTTGATGGCGACCAACAGGAAGGGATGGAAATGTATTTTAATTCTGACCCTTCATTACCTGACGCACAATGTGGTCATTGCCATGCTGCACCCACTTTTGCCTCCAGCGATTATTTTAACAATGGACTTGATAAGGCAGTATCCTTAGATGATTTCAAGGATAAAGGCAGGGGAGCTGTAACCGGTAATCCCCTGGATATGGGAAGATTCAAAGCTACCGGCCTGTTTAATTGGCATCTTACTGCACCCTATATGCACGATGGTCGTTTTAAAACCATCGAAGAGGTGATGGATCATTATGTAAATCATGTTCAATCAGCACCCAACCTCGATCCAAACGTTGCCAAGTTGGTCCTCACTACCCGACAAAAGAATAAGGTAATTGCTTTTTTAAAGACCCTGATTGACACTTCTTACCTTCAGAACCCGGATATTTTTAGTCCTTTTTAA
- a CDS encoding 3'-5' exonuclease — translation MNFNLDRDLIFFDVETTGLNVIRDRIIQLGMVKYPKNSGAPEEMMLMINPGIPISEEAMRIHGITPADLANKPVFAQVAKKIFDFIGDGDLAGYNSNRFDVPILMEELARCGLDLKIEERRLIDVQRIFYRMEPRTLKAAYQFYCGKEMQNAHDAMEDIRATIEVLKGQLDRYKETDFIEEDGQTISRPIVNDMQILHDFTNDLKTLDATQRLKYNEQGEVVFNFGKYVGQPVAKILYEDRNYYHWIQEKEFSVQVKKMSAKLLKEYENNLKKGS, via the coding sequence ATGAATTTTAATTTAGACAGAGATTTAATTTTTTTTGATGTTGAAACTACGGGGTTGAATGTCATACGTGACAGAATTATTCAACTGGGGATGGTGAAGTACCCAAAAAATTCCGGAGCTCCTGAAGAGATGATGCTCATGATAAATCCAGGCATTCCAATTTCTGAAGAGGCCATGCGCATTCACGGGATTACACCTGCAGATCTCGCCAACAAGCCGGTTTTCGCCCAGGTTGCTAAAAAGATATTTGATTTTATTGGCGATGGAGATTTGGCAGGATACAACTCCAACCGTTTTGATGTTCCAATTCTCATGGAGGAATTAGCCAGGTGCGGCCTTGACCTTAAAATAGAAGAACGAAGATTAATTGACGTTCAGCGAATTTTCTACAGAATGGAGCCCAGAACTTTAAAAGCGGCCTACCAATTTTACTGTGGTAAAGAAATGCAAAATGCACATGATGCCATGGAGGATATCAGGGCAACCATTGAGGTTTTGAAAGGTCAATTGGATAGATACAAAGAGACAGATTTTATCGAAGAAGATGGCCAGACGATTTCCAGGCCAATAGTAAATGATATGCAGATCCTTCATGATTTCACCAACGATCTGAAGACCCTGGATGCCACCCAGAGATTAAAATACAACGAACAGGGAGAAGTGGTTTTCAATTTTGGGAAATATGTGGGCCAACCGGTGGCCAAAATACTATACGAGGACAGAAATTATTATCATTGGATACAGGAAAAGGAGTTTTCAGTACAGGTTAAGAAAATGTCTGCCAAACTACTGAAGGAGTATGAAAACAATTTAAAAAAGGGCTCTTAA
- a CDS encoding ABC transporter permease, translated as MSKLEKLKTQFYHFLSPIRDFKRRQTFVFYSLICFGIILFFIQFIVAPHPFLCRFKGENYSMLWQVAPPDGSPLKSEMLAVGNDWKKIQFEFAMWPLFVYDPYQNNQEDSWKKPFTGSDGSVWLLGTYELGKDVLSNCLYGLRKSLLIALMSVLFALVIGLPVGLGLSYYHSNGLKVSFVTWLFGCILLLLLGYLFLVFIEYRILSFQLVLIFFLLSAIFIFLFRRGEKNRHGIKLFPDRILLNWISLMKSFPIMLVLLLCVQWVQKPGVVFLSMIMGIFFSVSVSKYVRYLSISESQETYIKSMKAFGYSDARIIWVHLMPKILLDIFPLLALGMGSSILAEASLSFLGLGLPVEEISLGNMMHSARNYPSAWWVVLFPGLCVFWLVYTFQMLGKAFDAEEHR; from the coding sequence ATGAGTAAGCTAGAAAAGTTGAAGACGCAATTTTATCACTTTTTAAGTCCGATCAGGGATTTTAAAAGAAGGCAGACTTTTGTTTTTTATTCATTAATCTGTTTTGGTATAATTCTTTTTTTTATACAATTCATAGTGGCACCTCATCCTTTTCTATGCAGATTTAAAGGAGAAAATTACAGCATGTTGTGGCAGGTAGCGCCACCGGATGGATCACCTTTGAAGTCAGAAATGCTGGCGGTAGGCAATGATTGGAAAAAAATTCAATTTGAATTTGCCATGTGGCCCTTGTTTGTATATGATCCTTACCAAAACAATCAGGAGGATTCCTGGAAGAAACCATTTACCGGTTCTGATGGATCAGTTTGGTTGTTGGGAACTTATGAACTCGGGAAAGATGTCTTGTCCAATTGTTTATACGGGTTGAGAAAATCTCTGCTGATTGCACTTATGAGTGTTTTGTTTGCACTCGTCATTGGATTGCCCGTAGGATTAGGCTTGAGTTATTATCATTCCAATGGGTTAAAAGTTTCTTTTGTCACCTGGTTGTTTGGATGCATTTTACTTTTGTTACTGGGTTACCTCTTTTTAGTTTTCATTGAATACCGGATACTTTCATTTCAGTTGGTATTGATATTCTTTTTACTGTCGGCCATTTTTATTTTTTTATTCAGGAGAGGTGAAAAAAATAGGCATGGCATAAAGTTGTTTCCGGATAGGATTTTGTTGAATTGGATAAGTCTTATGAAATCATTTCCCATCATGCTGGTTTTGCTGTTGTGTGTTCAATGGGTTCAAAAGCCGGGAGTTGTATTTTTGAGTATGATCATGGGGATATTTTTCTCAGTGAGTGTGAGCAAATATGTGAGATACCTCAGCATCAGTGAATCTCAGGAAACTTATATAAAATCCATGAAAGCCTTTGGATATTCGGATGCAAGAATCATTTGGGTGCACCTGATGCCTAAGATACTGCTGGATATTTTTCCATTGCTGGCCTTGGGAATGGGCAGTAGTATTCTTGCAGAAGCATCACTTTCATTTCTTGGATTGGGACTTCCGGTTGAGGAAATTAGCTTGGGAAATATGATGCACAGTGCAAGAAATTATCCCAGTGCATGGTGGGTCGTTTTATTTCCCGGGCTCTGTGTATTTTGGTTGGTATACACTTTTCAAATGTTGGGAAAAGCCTTTGATGCTGAGGAACACCGCTAA
- a CDS encoding LexA family transcriptional regulator, producing MYFAENIKFLRQRDQLSQQQISDKLGISRTTLGDYERGHTEPNLATLLNICNLYGIPAEVLLKYDLSHDKTELNEIHGRQVLSLTMDQKGNPNIELIQNKAYAGYLEGFDNPEYVKELPKINLPSLKGKYYRAFEISGDSMPPMESGSIVVCSFVEQLKEIIAGKTYILISRQNGIVYKRLYPDFNKNTLSLLSDNPMYPPFNLGLEEIDELWQYKAHISFMEPKQSYDSWMEEKINNIQSKVLDIHRKIVG from the coding sequence ATGTACTTTGCTGAAAATATCAAATTCCTTCGCCAAAGAGATCAATTGTCACAACAACAAATATCCGATAAATTGGGTATTTCACGAACCACCTTGGGCGATTATGAGCGTGGTCACACCGAACCGAATTTGGCCACACTTTTAAACATTTGCAATCTATATGGCATTCCGGCAGAGGTATTGTTGAAATATGATCTGAGTCATGACAAAACCGAATTAAATGAAATTCATGGGAGACAAGTACTCAGTCTTACCATGGACCAAAAAGGGAATCCCAACATTGAACTGATCCAGAACAAGGCATACGCGGGGTATCTGGAAGGTTTTGACAATCCGGAATATGTAAAAGAACTTCCCAAGATCAATTTGCCCTCCCTAAAGGGTAAATATTATCGTGCTTTTGAAATCAGCGGAGACAGCATGCCGCCCATGGAATCTGGATCCATAGTCGTATGCTCTTTTGTTGAGCAACTGAAGGAAATAATAGCCGGTAAAACATACATATTAATCTCGCGTCAAAATGGTATTGTTTACAAAAGATTATACCCTGACTTCAACAAAAACACCCTCAGTTTGCTTTCTGACAATCCAATGTACCCTCCGTTTAATCTGGGCTTAGAAGAAATAGATGAATTGTGGCAATACAAAGCCCACATCAGCTTTATGGAACCAAAGCAATCCTACGACAGCTGGATGGAAGAAAAAATCAACAACATCCAATCCAAAGTCCTTGACATTCATCGAAAAATTGTAGGTTGA
- a CDS encoding PDZ domain-containing protein, which yields MKKISSSILAMLFCTGWLLAQGSDTGVTKESEVKKEKRVIVKKVIRSGSPSSEEAQIEVIVDSVLGELKGNEEGRKVKVFIHKDGKTKEINGNNVEVIVEEGSDEDGPMMFHWNEDGGSNMAKCDAPNKAVLGVQLRDAGGDNGATIDQVYEGSGAEKAGLKEGDMIMKIDGKKVSGFESVVDLMSGKKVDDKVKVVYLRNGEEHKATVVLGKCSPEMCQPKCKAGNMKNFHWNEQGMNEEQKQILREHIREGADELREEAFRLKDLGREISEELNAELRNLETKNKVQDESLEITYLSGSPNPSQGQLKIKYQGTKGPMMLQVLDLNGKELYKEDLKEFNGSYDKEINIDHVKGTVILKITQGKKVLSEKIIVE from the coding sequence ATGAAAAAAATAAGTTCATCAATTTTAGCAATGCTGTTCTGTACAGGATGGCTTTTGGCCCAGGGTTCAGATACGGGCGTTACCAAAGAATCTGAAGTAAAAAAAGAGAAAAGAGTAATCGTAAAGAAAGTAATTCGTTCAGGATCTCCTTCTTCTGAGGAAGCACAGATCGAAGTAATAGTGGATTCGGTCCTCGGTGAGTTAAAGGGAAATGAAGAGGGTCGTAAAGTAAAAGTTTTCATACACAAAGACGGCAAGACCAAAGAAATCAACGGAAACAATGTGGAAGTTATAGTAGAAGAGGGCAGTGATGAGGATGGTCCGATGATGTTCCATTGGAATGAAGACGGTGGATCCAACATGGCAAAATGTGATGCACCCAATAAAGCTGTTTTGGGTGTGCAACTCAGAGATGCGGGGGGTGATAACGGAGCTACCATTGATCAGGTTTATGAAGGAAGTGGTGCAGAAAAAGCCGGCCTTAAAGAAGGAGATATGATCATGAAAATTGATGGCAAAAAAGTTTCCGGTTTTGAAAGTGTAGTAGACCTGATGTCCGGTAAAAAAGTAGATGATAAAGTAAAAGTAGTTTACTTGAGGAATGGCGAAGAACATAAAGCAACAGTGGTGCTCGGCAAGTGCAGTCCTGAAATGTGCCAACCAAAATGCAAAGCCGGAAATATGAAAAATTTTCATTGGAATGAGCAGGGAATGAATGAAGAGCAAAAGCAAATTCTTAGGGAACACATCAGGGAAGGAGCTGATGAATTGAGAGAAGAGGCCTTTAGACTTAAAGATTTGGGTCGCGAAATAAGTGAAGAGTTGAATGCAGAGTTAAGAAATCTGGAAACAAAAAATAAGGTGCAGGATGAATCACTGGAGATCACGTATCTCTCCGGCTCCCCGAACCCAAGTCAGGGGCAACTCAAAATAAAGTACCAGGGAACCAAAGGTCCAATGATGTTACAGGTTTTGGATCTCAATGGAAAGGAGCTTTATAAGGAAGACCTGAAAGAATTCAATGGCAGCTATGATAAAGAGATCAACATTGATCATGTGAAAGGAACCGTAATTCTAAAAATTACACAGGGTAAAAAGGTTTTGTCTGAAAAAATTATTGTGGAATAG
- a CDS encoding M48 family metalloprotease: protein MGSGQVQFWSDVQSSFAWMLVHSLWQGTVLVFLVLLAEKFLNARKPQLINAIYRFSLIAFLLITLGTFIYHFFIGVDIFKLSQSWWSGFSDNWVLWVNRSWAVGGFILFVRYVFSYYFLERIRWQSNAKFPDEWNRIFLQIKQNLQIRQSIVFIHSEKITSAFVTGFFKPMLVLPTSWVNNLSYEEAECVIAHELAHILAKDHLYNVICNFCELIFFFNPAAHFIIKRIRFQREICADWLTLRMIPKTLEYASLILKLGENPTFIPESDQIGFSSEKNQLCRRVKHILNINYSREKNYKTWMNMFFTFGFTLLLGYLVADREIQLPVSISGRLDWACLPENDEVATPEKKTSHKVIPTRRVTPSALKLSQTKIKKPNPNGIHPAQNINEETELLTEKSAADHLDETIVETEELEVMDTDESTHEHEVRMSEIRELARTLRQGAAETKDKVIRAMSQAIKSSGQKEQSYKIIILQNQGDLKINVSDYNTKEAGIEIN, encoded by the coding sequence ATGGGTAGTGGTCAAGTACAGTTCTGGTCAGATGTGCAAAGTTCCTTCGCATGGATGTTGGTTCATTCTCTTTGGCAGGGGACTGTACTTGTTTTTCTGGTTTTGTTGGCAGAGAAGTTTCTAAATGCCCGCAAACCTCAATTGATCAATGCAATTTACAGATTCAGCCTGATTGCATTCCTCTTGATCACTTTGGGTACTTTTATTTATCACTTTTTTATCGGCGTGGACATATTTAAATTGTCTCAATCCTGGTGGTCCGGATTTTCGGACAATTGGGTGCTTTGGGTAAATCGTTCCTGGGCTGTAGGAGGCTTCATTTTATTTGTGCGCTATGTGTTCTCTTATTATTTTTTAGAGCGCATTCGATGGCAATCAAATGCAAAATTCCCGGATGAATGGAATCGTATTTTTTTACAAATCAAGCAGAATTTGCAAATCCGGCAATCCATTGTTTTTATCCACTCTGAAAAAATCACTTCCGCTTTTGTTACCGGCTTTTTTAAGCCTATGCTGGTACTGCCAACTTCCTGGGTGAATAACCTGAGTTATGAAGAAGCAGAATGTGTGATTGCACATGAGCTGGCTCATATTCTTGCAAAAGATCACCTGTACAATGTGATTTGCAATTTTTGTGAATTGATATTTTTCTTTAATCCTGCTGCTCATTTTATCATCAAACGTATAAGATTTCAAAGAGAAATTTGTGCGGATTGGCTCACCCTCAGAATGATCCCAAAGACTTTGGAATATGCATCCCTGATTCTTAAGTTGGGAGAGAATCCAACATTCATTCCTGAATCAGACCAAATTGGTTTTAGTTCTGAAAAAAATCAGCTGTGCAGAAGAGTGAAACATATTCTGAACATTAATTATTCCAGAGAGAAAAATTACAAAACATGGATGAACATGTTTTTCACCTTTGGGTTTACTTTGTTGTTGGGATACTTGGTAGCCGATAGGGAAATACAGCTGCCCGTCAGCATTTCCGGCAGGTTGGATTGGGCTTGTCTTCCAGAGAACGATGAAGTGGCCACACCGGAAAAGAAGACCAGCCATAAAGTCATTCCGACAAGAAGGGTAACACCTTCTGCTTTAAAATTAAGCCAAACAAAAATTAAAAAACCAAATCCGAACGGAATTCATCCTGCACAAAATATCAATGAAGAGACTGAGTTGCTGACAGAAAAGTCTGCGGCTGATCATCTCGACGAAACAATTGTAGAAACTGAGGAATTGGAAGTGATGGATACAGACGAATCAACACATGAACATGAAGTCAGAATGTCTGAAATAAGAGAATTGGCGAGGACGCTGAGACAAGGGGCTGCTGAAACAAAAGATAAAGTGATAAGGGCCATGTCCCAGGCAATTAAATCATCCGGCCAAAAGGAGCAAAGCTATAAAATCATTATTTTGCAGAATCAGGGGGATCTTAAAATCAATGTTTCTGATTATAATACCAAAGAGGCAGGGATAGAAATTAATTAA
- a CDS encoding BlaI/MecI/CopY family transcriptional regulator yields the protein MRPTEAELDILQILWKHGPSTVKQVNELINEKRESGYTTTLKIMQIMAEKNYCSREMDGKTHIYSALVKEHHVKKSAVKELVDEVFEGAAMELVIQTLGHYKATDKELKELKHLIRELEKTQQAK from the coding sequence ATAAGACCCACAGAAGCGGAATTGGACATTCTCCAGATATTATGGAAGCATGGTCCTTCAACGGTAAAGCAAGTAAATGAACTGATCAACGAAAAGAGAGAATCAGGTTATACCACGACCTTAAAGATCATGCAGATCATGGCAGAAAAAAATTATTGCAGCCGTGAAATGGATGGAAAAACACACATCTACAGTGCATTGGTAAAAGAACATCACGTTAAGAAAAGTGCTGTGAAGGAATTGGTGGATGAAGTGTTTGAAGGTGCAGCCATGGAACTGGTTATCCAGACATTGGGGCATTATAAAGCTACCGACAAGGAACTTAAAGAACTCAAGCATTTGATCAGGGAGCTTGAGAAAACGCAACAAGCAAAATAA